In Dromiciops gliroides isolate mDroGli1 chromosome 5, mDroGli1.pri, whole genome shotgun sequence, the following are encoded in one genomic region:
- the NXPH4 gene encoding neurexophilin-4 has protein sequence MRLFPGWLALLLSPWFLRKASSAQLPVSRTSRYLELRPAGAGAGSSGRLFPAPRSSEGYGAADTWNWAWPTNYTGAGAGAGAGAGGPGGAGAGLAPPAQRTKRKPSVKAARAKKIFGWGDFYFRVHTLKFSLLVTGKIVDHVNGTFSVYFRHNSSSLGNLSVSIVPPSKLVEFGGVLLTGPSPHPLQSTLALEGASLPGLGSPLGVPSGGSLGMPSGGTLGGALGGALAGPLGGALGVPGAKESRAFNCHVEYEKTNRARKHRPCLYDPSQVCFTEHTQSQAAWLCAKPFKVICIFVSFLSFDYKLVQKVCPDYNFQSEHPYFG, from the coding sequence GCCTCCAGTGCACAACTCCCGGTGTCCCGGACCTCACGTTACCTGGAGCTGCGCCCTGCTGGGGCTGGAGCAGGCTCCTCAGGCCGCCTCTTTCCGGCCCCTCGTTCCTCTGAAGGCTATGGCGCAGCCGACACCTGGAACTGGGCCTGGCCAACTAACTACaccggggctggggctggggctggggctggggctggggggccTGGGGGAGCCGGGGCCGGCTTAGCACCCCCAGCACAGCGCACCAAGAGGAAGCCTTCGGTCAAAGCAGCCAGGGCAAAGAAGATCTTCGGTTGGGGGGACTTCTATTTCCGGGTGCACACCCTCAAGTTCTCTCTGCTGGTGACGGGCAAGATAGTGGACCACGTCAACGGCACTTTCAGCGTTTACTTCCGGCACAATTCCTCCAGTCTGGGCAACCTAAGCGTCAGCATAGTGCCTCCGTCAAAGCTGGTCGAGTTTGGGGGTGTCCTGCTCACTGGGCCGTCGCCTCACCCTCTGCAGTCCACCCTGGCCCTGGAGGGAGCCTCCTTACCCGGGCTAGGGTCTCCCCTGGGGGTGCCTTCGGGAGGATCGCTAGGGATGCCGTCGGGGGGAACTCTGGGAGGTGCCCTAGGAGGCGCGCTCGCGGGTCCCCTTGGAGGAGCACTGGGGGTCCCCGGGGCTAAGGAGTCGCGGGCCTTCAATTGCCACGTGGAGTATGAGAAGACGAACCGAGCTCGGAAGCACCGCCCTTGTCTGTACGACCCGTCGCAGGTGTGCTTCACGGAGCACACTCAGAGCCAGGCCGCGTGGCTCTGCGCCAAGCCCTTCAAAGTCATCTGCATCTTCGTCTCCTTTCTCAGCTTTGACTACAAACTGGTGCAGAAGGTGTGCCCGGACTACAACTTCCAGAGCGAGCACCCCTACTTCGGATAA